A genomic window from Punica granatum isolate Tunisia-2019 chromosome 2, ASM765513v2, whole genome shotgun sequence includes:
- the LOC116196397 gene encoding protein TRIGALACTOSYLDIACYLGLYCEROL 2, chloroplastic: MVGKSTLQVSASSVVFSSSLTSLPCNSSGLLPCLPPKPRKKYPSIKATSSEAGHGQSPASSEKKSPIAVVLDVPRNLWRQTLRPLSDFGFGRRSIWEGGVGLFLVSGAVLLALSLAWLRGFQMRSKFRKYLAVFEFSQACGICTGTPVRIRGVTVGNVIRVNSSLRKIEAVVEVEDDKIIIPRNSQVEVNQSGLLMETLIDITPRDPIPTPSVSPLDPECDKEGLIVCDRQKIKGHQGVSLDALVGIFTRLGREVEEIGIAKTYSLAERVSAVIEEAKPLLAKMEAMAEDVQPLLAEVRENGLLKEVESLTRSLTQASDDLRRVNSSIMTPENTEIVRKSIYTLIFTLKNIENISSDILGFTGDEATRKNLKLLIKSLSRLL; encoded by the exons ATGGTTGGAAAATCAACATTACAGGTCTCTGCCAGCTCTGTTGTATTTTCTTCATCGTTGACCAGTCTTCCATGTAATTCTTCTGGTCTTCTACCTTGCCTTCCCCCAAAACCCCGAAAAAAGTATCCTTCGATAAAAGCTACATCCTCGGAGGCTGGACATGGCCAAAGCCCTGCTTCTTCAGAAAAGAAGAGTCCGATTGCTGTTGTTCTGGACGTTCCAAGGAATCTCTGGAGGCAAACATTGCGCCCACTTAGTGACTTTGGATTTGGTCGGAGGAGCATATGGGAAGGAGGAGTCGGCCTGTTTCTTGTGTCGGGTGCTGTCCTTTTGGCCCTTAGCTTAGCTTGGTTGAGAGGGTTTCAAATGCGCTCCAAGTTTAGGAAATATTTAGCTGTCTTTGAGTTTTCTCAAGCTTGTGGTATCTGCACTGGGACACCTGTTAGAATTAGAGGTGTCACGGTTGGAAATGTAATCCGCGTTAATTCTTCCTTAAGAAAAATCGAAGCTGTGGTTGAG GTAGAAGATGATAAGATAATCATACCACGAAATTCTCAGGTGGAGGTTAACCAGTCTGGTCTTCTCATGGAGACTCTGATCGACATTACTCCTCGAGATCCAATTCCCACACCATCTGTGAGTCCTCTTGACCCAGAGTGTGATAAAGAAGGTCTCATCGTTTGTGACAGGCAGAAGATAAAAGGACATCAGGGAGTTAGCTTGGATGCCTTGGTGGGGATATTCACTCGGCTTGGACGTGAAGTTGAGGAAATTGGAATTGCGAAAACTTATTCTCTGGCTGAACGAGTTTCTGCAGTTATTGAAGAGGCAAAGCCACTACTAGCAAAG ATGGAAGCCATGGCTGAAGATGTGCAGCCTTTGCTGGCTGAGGTTAGAGAAAATGGTTTGCTCAAGGAAGTTGAGAGTTTGACTAGAAGCCTCACGCAAGCATCTGATGACCTCAG AAGGGTGAACTCTTCGATCATGACTCCGGAGAATACCGAGATTGTTCGGAAGTCCATCTACACTCTCATTTTCACGCTGAAGAACATCGAA AACATAAGCTCGGATATCTTGGGTTTCACGGGCGACGAGGCAACAAGAAAGAATCTGAAATTACTCATCAAATCCCTCAGCAGGCTATTGTAG
- the LOC116198169 gene encoding 60S ribosomal protein L38-like produces the protein MPKQIHEIKDFLLTARRKDARTVKIKNYKDGVKFKLRCSKYLYTHCVFDLEKADKLKQSLPPGLSVQDL, from the exons CCGAAGCAAATTCACGAGATCAAGGATTTCCTTCTCACCGCCCGGAGGAAAGATGCACGCACTGTGAAGATCAAGAATTACAAAGATGGGGTCAAGTTTAAGCTGCGGTGTTCCAAGTACCTGTACACACACTGTGTCTTCGACCTAGAGAAGGCCGACAAGTTGAAACAGTCACTTCCTCCAG GTTTAAGCGTGCAAGATctctga